A genomic window from Chelonoidis abingdonii isolate Lonesome George chromosome 26, CheloAbing_2.0, whole genome shotgun sequence includes:
- the HNRNPA1 gene encoding heterogeneous nuclear ribonucleoprotein A1 isoform X1 has product MSKSESPKEPEQLRKLFIGGLSFETTDESLRGHFEQWGTLTDCVVMRDPNTKRSRGFGFVTYSTVEEVDAAMNARPHKVDGRVVEPKRAVSREDSQRPGAHLTVKKIFVGGIKEDTEEHHLRDYFEQYGKIEVIEIMTDRGSGKKRGFAFVTFDDHDSVDKIVIQKYHTVNGHNCEVRKALSKQEMASASSSQRGRSSSGNFSGGGRGGGFGGNDNFNRGSNFSGRGGFGGSRGGGYGGSGDGYNGFSNEGYGGGGGGPSYSGGSRGYGGSGNYDGYNNGGGGGFGSGSGGSSFGGGGNYNDFGSYNNQSSNFGPMKGGNFGGRSSGPYSSGGGVALGGLLSERGHQNKSLRTTAIMPSPIALSGGYGGSSSGGSYGGGRRF; this is encoded by the exons ATGTCCAAGTCCGAG TCCCCTAAGGAGCCCGAGCAGCTGCGCAAGCTCTTCATCGGTGGCCTGAGCTTCGAGACGACAGATGAGAGCCTTCGTGGCCACTTCGAGCAGTGGGGCACGCTCACCGATTGCGTG GTAATGAGAGATCCAAATACCAAGCGATCCAGGGGCTTTGGGTTTGTTACATACTCTACAGTAGAAGAGGTTGATGCTGCCATGAATGCTAGACCACACAAAGTTGATGGCAGAGTTGTTGAACCAAAGAGGGCCGTATCCAGAGAG GACTCACAGAGGCCTGGCGCTCACCTGACAGTGAAGAAAATCTTTGTTGGTGGGATTAAGGAAGACACAGAGGAGCACCACCTGAGAGACTACTTTGAACAGTATGGCAAAATCGAAGTGATTGAGATCATGACAGACCGTGGCAGTGGCAAGAAGAGAGGCTTTGCGTTTGTCACCTTTGATGACCACGACTCGGTGGACAAGATTGTTA TTCAGAAGTATCACACTGTGAATGGCCACAACTGCGAAGTGAGGAAAGCACTGTCAAAGCAAGAAATGGCCAGCGCTTCGTCCAGCCAAAGAG GTCGCAGTAGCTCTGGGAACTTCAGTGGTGGCGGCCGTGGAGGTGGATTTGGCGGAAATGACAACTTTAACCGTGGCAGCAACTTTAGTGGTCGGG GTGGGTTTGGTGGCAGCCGCGGTGGTGGCTATGGAGGCAGTGGAGACGGCTATAATGGATTTAGCAATGAGG GTTATGGTGGTGGCGGCGGTGGCCCTAGCTACTCTGGTGGGAGCAGAGGCTACGGTGGCAGTGGTAACTACGACGGCTATAACAACGGAGGTGGTGGCGGCTTTGGCAGTGGCAGTGGAG GAAGCAGCTTTGGAGGTGGCGGAAACTACAATGACTTCGGCAGTTATAACAACCAATCTTCAAACTTTGGCCCTATGAAAGGAGGGAACTTCGGAGGCAGGAGTTCTGGTCCATACAGCAGCGGTG ggggggTCGCACTTGGAGGCTTGCtatctgaaaggggtcaccagaacaaaagtttgagaaccactgctataatgCCATCTCCAATTGCTCTCTCAGGTGGCTACGGTGGCTCCAGTAGTGGTGGTAGTTATGGAGGTGGGCGAAGGTTTTAA
- the HNRNPA1 gene encoding heterogeneous nuclear ribonucleoprotein A1 isoform X4, producing MSKSESPKEPEQLRKLFIGGLSFETTDESLRGHFEQWGTLTDCVVMRDPNTKRSRGFGFVTYSTVEEVDAAMNARPHKVDGRVVEPKRAVSREDSQRPGAHLTVKKIFVGGIKEDTEEHHLRDYFEQYGKIEVIEIMTDRGSGKKRGFAFVTFDDHDSVDKIVIQKYHTVNGHNCEVRKALSKQEMASASSSQRGRSSSGNFSGGGRGGGFGGNDNFNRGSNFSGRGYGGGGGGPSYSGGSRGYGGSGNYDGYNNGGGGGFGSGSGGSSFGGGGNYNDFGSYNNQSSNFGPMKGGNFGGRSSGPYSSGGGVALGGLLSERGHQNKSLRTTAIMPSPIALSGGYGGSSSGGSYGGGRRF from the exons ATGTCCAAGTCCGAG TCCCCTAAGGAGCCCGAGCAGCTGCGCAAGCTCTTCATCGGTGGCCTGAGCTTCGAGACGACAGATGAGAGCCTTCGTGGCCACTTCGAGCAGTGGGGCACGCTCACCGATTGCGTG GTAATGAGAGATCCAAATACCAAGCGATCCAGGGGCTTTGGGTTTGTTACATACTCTACAGTAGAAGAGGTTGATGCTGCCATGAATGCTAGACCACACAAAGTTGATGGCAGAGTTGTTGAACCAAAGAGGGCCGTATCCAGAGAG GACTCACAGAGGCCTGGCGCTCACCTGACAGTGAAGAAAATCTTTGTTGGTGGGATTAAGGAAGACACAGAGGAGCACCACCTGAGAGACTACTTTGAACAGTATGGCAAAATCGAAGTGATTGAGATCATGACAGACCGTGGCAGTGGCAAGAAGAGAGGCTTTGCGTTTGTCACCTTTGATGACCACGACTCGGTGGACAAGATTGTTA TTCAGAAGTATCACACTGTGAATGGCCACAACTGCGAAGTGAGGAAAGCACTGTCAAAGCAAGAAATGGCCAGCGCTTCGTCCAGCCAAAGAG GTCGCAGTAGCTCTGGGAACTTCAGTGGTGGCGGCCGTGGAGGTGGATTTGGCGGAAATGACAACTTTAACCGTGGCAGCAACTTTAGTGGTCGGG GTTATGGTGGTGGCGGCGGTGGCCCTAGCTACTCTGGTGGGAGCAGAGGCTACGGTGGCAGTGGTAACTACGACGGCTATAACAACGGAGGTGGTGGCGGCTTTGGCAGTGGCAGTGGAG GAAGCAGCTTTGGAGGTGGCGGAAACTACAATGACTTCGGCAGTTATAACAACCAATCTTCAAACTTTGGCCCTATGAAAGGAGGGAACTTCGGAGGCAGGAGTTCTGGTCCATACAGCAGCGGTG ggggggTCGCACTTGGAGGCTTGCtatctgaaaggggtcaccagaacaaaagtttgagaaccactgctataatgCCATCTCCAATTGCTCTCTCAGGTGGCTACGGTGGCTCCAGTAGTGGTGGTAGTTATGGAGGTGGGCGAAGGTTTTAA
- the HNRNPA1 gene encoding heterogeneous nuclear ribonucleoprotein A1 isoform X6 — protein MSKSESPKEPEQLRKLFIGGLSFETTDESLRGHFEQWGTLTDCVVMRDPNTKRSRGFGFVTYSTVEEVDAAMNARPHKVDGRVVEPKRAVSREDSQRPGAHLTVKKIFVGGIKEDTEEHHLRDYFEQYGKIEVIEIMTDRGSGKKRGFAFVTFDDHDSVDKIVIQKYHTVNGHNCEVRKALSKQEMASASSSQRGRSSSGNFSGGGRGGGFGGNDNFNRGSNFSGRGYGGGGGGPSYSGGSRGYGGSGNYDGYNNGGGGGFGSGSGGSSFGGGGNYNDFGSYNNQSSNFGPMKGGNFGGRSSGPYSSGGGYGGSSSGGSYGGGRRF, from the exons ATGTCCAAGTCCGAG TCCCCTAAGGAGCCCGAGCAGCTGCGCAAGCTCTTCATCGGTGGCCTGAGCTTCGAGACGACAGATGAGAGCCTTCGTGGCCACTTCGAGCAGTGGGGCACGCTCACCGATTGCGTG GTAATGAGAGATCCAAATACCAAGCGATCCAGGGGCTTTGGGTTTGTTACATACTCTACAGTAGAAGAGGTTGATGCTGCCATGAATGCTAGACCACACAAAGTTGATGGCAGAGTTGTTGAACCAAAGAGGGCCGTATCCAGAGAG GACTCACAGAGGCCTGGCGCTCACCTGACAGTGAAGAAAATCTTTGTTGGTGGGATTAAGGAAGACACAGAGGAGCACCACCTGAGAGACTACTTTGAACAGTATGGCAAAATCGAAGTGATTGAGATCATGACAGACCGTGGCAGTGGCAAGAAGAGAGGCTTTGCGTTTGTCACCTTTGATGACCACGACTCGGTGGACAAGATTGTTA TTCAGAAGTATCACACTGTGAATGGCCACAACTGCGAAGTGAGGAAAGCACTGTCAAAGCAAGAAATGGCCAGCGCTTCGTCCAGCCAAAGAG GTCGCAGTAGCTCTGGGAACTTCAGTGGTGGCGGCCGTGGAGGTGGATTTGGCGGAAATGACAACTTTAACCGTGGCAGCAACTTTAGTGGTCGGG GTTATGGTGGTGGCGGCGGTGGCCCTAGCTACTCTGGTGGGAGCAGAGGCTACGGTGGCAGTGGTAACTACGACGGCTATAACAACGGAGGTGGTGGCGGCTTTGGCAGTGGCAGTGGAG GAAGCAGCTTTGGAGGTGGCGGAAACTACAATGACTTCGGCAGTTATAACAACCAATCTTCAAACTTTGGCCCTATGAAAGGAGGGAACTTCGGAGGCAGGAGTTCTGGTCCATACAGCAGCGGTG GTGGCTACGGTGGCTCCAGTAGTGGTGGTAGTTATGGAGGTGGGCGAAGGTTTTAA
- the HNRNPA1 gene encoding heterogeneous nuclear ribonucleoprotein A1 isoform X5, giving the protein MSKSESPKEPEQLRKLFIGGLSFETTDESLRGHFEQWGTLTDCVVMRDPNTKRSRGFGFVTYSTVEEVDAAMNARPHKVDGRVVEPKRAVSREDSQRPGAHLTVKKIFVGGIKEDTEEHHLRDYFEQYGKIEVIEIMTDRGSGKKRGFAFVTFDDHDSVDKIVIQKYHTVNGHNCEVRKALSKQEMASASSSQRGRSSSGNFSGGGRGGGFGGNDNFNRGSNFSGRGGFGGSRGGGYGGSGDGYNGFSNEGYGGGGGGPSYSGGSRGYGGSGNYDGYNNGGGGGFGSGSGGSSFGGGGNYNDFGSYNNQSSNFGPMKGGNFGGRSSGPYSSGGGYGGSSSGGSYGGGRRF; this is encoded by the exons ATGTCCAAGTCCGAG TCCCCTAAGGAGCCCGAGCAGCTGCGCAAGCTCTTCATCGGTGGCCTGAGCTTCGAGACGACAGATGAGAGCCTTCGTGGCCACTTCGAGCAGTGGGGCACGCTCACCGATTGCGTG GTAATGAGAGATCCAAATACCAAGCGATCCAGGGGCTTTGGGTTTGTTACATACTCTACAGTAGAAGAGGTTGATGCTGCCATGAATGCTAGACCACACAAAGTTGATGGCAGAGTTGTTGAACCAAAGAGGGCCGTATCCAGAGAG GACTCACAGAGGCCTGGCGCTCACCTGACAGTGAAGAAAATCTTTGTTGGTGGGATTAAGGAAGACACAGAGGAGCACCACCTGAGAGACTACTTTGAACAGTATGGCAAAATCGAAGTGATTGAGATCATGACAGACCGTGGCAGTGGCAAGAAGAGAGGCTTTGCGTTTGTCACCTTTGATGACCACGACTCGGTGGACAAGATTGTTA TTCAGAAGTATCACACTGTGAATGGCCACAACTGCGAAGTGAGGAAAGCACTGTCAAAGCAAGAAATGGCCAGCGCTTCGTCCAGCCAAAGAG GTCGCAGTAGCTCTGGGAACTTCAGTGGTGGCGGCCGTGGAGGTGGATTTGGCGGAAATGACAACTTTAACCGTGGCAGCAACTTTAGTGGTCGGG GTGGGTTTGGTGGCAGCCGCGGTGGTGGCTATGGAGGCAGTGGAGACGGCTATAATGGATTTAGCAATGAGG GTTATGGTGGTGGCGGCGGTGGCCCTAGCTACTCTGGTGGGAGCAGAGGCTACGGTGGCAGTGGTAACTACGACGGCTATAACAACGGAGGTGGTGGCGGCTTTGGCAGTGGCAGTGGAG GAAGCAGCTTTGGAGGTGGCGGAAACTACAATGACTTCGGCAGTTATAACAACCAATCTTCAAACTTTGGCCCTATGAAAGGAGGGAACTTCGGAGGCAGGAGTTCTGGTCCATACAGCAGCGGTG GTGGCTACGGTGGCTCCAGTAGTGGTGGTAGTTATGGAGGTGGGCGAAGGTTTTAA
- the HNRNPA1 gene encoding heterogeneous nuclear ribonucleoprotein A1 isoform X3: MAAGRAARGGHRVRSPKEPEQLRKLFIGGLSFETTDESLRGHFEQWGTLTDCVVMRDPNTKRSRGFGFVTYSTVEEVDAAMNARPHKVDGRVVEPKRAVSREDSQRPGAHLTVKKIFVGGIKEDTEEHHLRDYFEQYGKIEVIEIMTDRGSGKKRGFAFVTFDDHDSVDKIVIQKYHTVNGHNCEVRKALSKQEMASASSSQRGRSSSGNFSGGGRGGGFGGNDNFNRGSNFSGRGGFGGSRGGGYGGSGDGYNGFSNEGYGGGGGGPSYSGGSRGYGGSGNYDGYNNGGGGGFGSGSGGSSFGGGGNYNDFGSYNNQSSNFGPMKGGNFGGRSSGPYSSGGGYGGSSSGGSYGGGRRF, from the exons ATGGCGGCCGGCCGGGCGGCGCGTGGCGGACATCGTGTGCGC TCCCCTAAGGAGCCCGAGCAGCTGCGCAAGCTCTTCATCGGTGGCCTGAGCTTCGAGACGACAGATGAGAGCCTTCGTGGCCACTTCGAGCAGTGGGGCACGCTCACCGATTGCGTG GTAATGAGAGATCCAAATACCAAGCGATCCAGGGGCTTTGGGTTTGTTACATACTCTACAGTAGAAGAGGTTGATGCTGCCATGAATGCTAGACCACACAAAGTTGATGGCAGAGTTGTTGAACCAAAGAGGGCCGTATCCAGAGAG GACTCACAGAGGCCTGGCGCTCACCTGACAGTGAAGAAAATCTTTGTTGGTGGGATTAAGGAAGACACAGAGGAGCACCACCTGAGAGACTACTTTGAACAGTATGGCAAAATCGAAGTGATTGAGATCATGACAGACCGTGGCAGTGGCAAGAAGAGAGGCTTTGCGTTTGTCACCTTTGATGACCACGACTCGGTGGACAAGATTGTTA TTCAGAAGTATCACACTGTGAATGGCCACAACTGCGAAGTGAGGAAAGCACTGTCAAAGCAAGAAATGGCCAGCGCTTCGTCCAGCCAAAGAG GTCGCAGTAGCTCTGGGAACTTCAGTGGTGGCGGCCGTGGAGGTGGATTTGGCGGAAATGACAACTTTAACCGTGGCAGCAACTTTAGTGGTCGGG GTGGGTTTGGTGGCAGCCGCGGTGGTGGCTATGGAGGCAGTGGAGACGGCTATAATGGATTTAGCAATGAGG GTTATGGTGGTGGCGGCGGTGGCCCTAGCTACTCTGGTGGGAGCAGAGGCTACGGTGGCAGTGGTAACTACGACGGCTATAACAACGGAGGTGGTGGCGGCTTTGGCAGTGGCAGTGGAG GAAGCAGCTTTGGAGGTGGCGGAAACTACAATGACTTCGGCAGTTATAACAACCAATCTTCAAACTTTGGCCCTATGAAAGGAGGGAACTTCGGAGGCAGGAGTTCTGGTCCATACAGCAGCGGTG GTGGCTACGGTGGCTCCAGTAGTGGTGGTAGTTATGGAGGTGGGCGAAGGTTTTAA
- the HNRNPA1 gene encoding heterogeneous nuclear ribonucleoprotein A1 isoform X2 gives MAAGRAARGGHRVRSPKEPEQLRKLFIGGLSFETTDESLRGHFEQWGTLTDCVVMRDPNTKRSRGFGFVTYSTVEEVDAAMNARPHKVDGRVVEPKRAVSREDSQRPGAHLTVKKIFVGGIKEDTEEHHLRDYFEQYGKIEVIEIMTDRGSGKKRGFAFVTFDDHDSVDKIVIQKYHTVNGHNCEVRKALSKQEMASASSSQRGRSSSGNFSGGGRGGGFGGNDNFNRGSNFSGRGYGGGGGGPSYSGGSRGYGGSGNYDGYNNGGGGGFGSGSGGSSFGGGGNYNDFGSYNNQSSNFGPMKGGNFGGRSSGPYSSGGGVALGGLLSERGHQNKSLRTTAIMPSPIALSGGYGGSSSGGSYGGGRRF, from the exons ATGGCGGCCGGCCGGGCGGCGCGTGGCGGACATCGTGTGCGC TCCCCTAAGGAGCCCGAGCAGCTGCGCAAGCTCTTCATCGGTGGCCTGAGCTTCGAGACGACAGATGAGAGCCTTCGTGGCCACTTCGAGCAGTGGGGCACGCTCACCGATTGCGTG GTAATGAGAGATCCAAATACCAAGCGATCCAGGGGCTTTGGGTTTGTTACATACTCTACAGTAGAAGAGGTTGATGCTGCCATGAATGCTAGACCACACAAAGTTGATGGCAGAGTTGTTGAACCAAAGAGGGCCGTATCCAGAGAG GACTCACAGAGGCCTGGCGCTCACCTGACAGTGAAGAAAATCTTTGTTGGTGGGATTAAGGAAGACACAGAGGAGCACCACCTGAGAGACTACTTTGAACAGTATGGCAAAATCGAAGTGATTGAGATCATGACAGACCGTGGCAGTGGCAAGAAGAGAGGCTTTGCGTTTGTCACCTTTGATGACCACGACTCGGTGGACAAGATTGTTA TTCAGAAGTATCACACTGTGAATGGCCACAACTGCGAAGTGAGGAAAGCACTGTCAAAGCAAGAAATGGCCAGCGCTTCGTCCAGCCAAAGAG GTCGCAGTAGCTCTGGGAACTTCAGTGGTGGCGGCCGTGGAGGTGGATTTGGCGGAAATGACAACTTTAACCGTGGCAGCAACTTTAGTGGTCGGG GTTATGGTGGTGGCGGCGGTGGCCCTAGCTACTCTGGTGGGAGCAGAGGCTACGGTGGCAGTGGTAACTACGACGGCTATAACAACGGAGGTGGTGGCGGCTTTGGCAGTGGCAGTGGAG GAAGCAGCTTTGGAGGTGGCGGAAACTACAATGACTTCGGCAGTTATAACAACCAATCTTCAAACTTTGGCCCTATGAAAGGAGGGAACTTCGGAGGCAGGAGTTCTGGTCCATACAGCAGCGGTG ggggggTCGCACTTGGAGGCTTGCtatctgaaaggggtcaccagaacaaaagtttgagaaccactgctataatgCCATCTCCAATTGCTCTCTCAGGTGGCTACGGTGGCTCCAGTAGTGGTGGTAGTTATGGAGGTGGGCGAAGGTTTTAA
- the HNRNPA1 gene encoding heterogeneous nuclear ribonucleoprotein A1 isoform X7 — protein MAAGRAARGGHRVRSPKEPEQLRKLFIGGLSFETTDESLRGHFEQWGTLTDCVVMRDPNTKRSRGFGFVTYSTVEEVDAAMNARPHKVDGRVVEPKRAVSREDSQRPGAHLTVKKIFVGGIKEDTEEHHLRDYFEQYGKIEVIEIMTDRGSGKKRGFAFVTFDDHDSVDKIVIQKYHTVNGHNCEVRKALSKQEMASASSSQRGRSSSGNFSGGGRGGGFGGNDNFNRGSNFSGRGGFGGSRGGGYGGSGDGYNGFSNEGYGGGGGGPSYSGGSRGYGGSGNYDGYNNGGGGGFGSGSGGSSFGGGGNYNDFGSYNNQSSNFGPMKGGNFGGRSSGPYSSGGGVALGGLLSERGHQNKSLRTTAIMPSPIALSGGYGGSSSGGSYGGGRRF, from the exons ATGGCGGCCGGCCGGGCGGCGCGTGGCGGACATCGTGTGCGC TCCCCTAAGGAGCCCGAGCAGCTGCGCAAGCTCTTCATCGGTGGCCTGAGCTTCGAGACGACAGATGAGAGCCTTCGTGGCCACTTCGAGCAGTGGGGCACGCTCACCGATTGCGTG GTAATGAGAGATCCAAATACCAAGCGATCCAGGGGCTTTGGGTTTGTTACATACTCTACAGTAGAAGAGGTTGATGCTGCCATGAATGCTAGACCACACAAAGTTGATGGCAGAGTTGTTGAACCAAAGAGGGCCGTATCCAGAGAG GACTCACAGAGGCCTGGCGCTCACCTGACAGTGAAGAAAATCTTTGTTGGTGGGATTAAGGAAGACACAGAGGAGCACCACCTGAGAGACTACTTTGAACAGTATGGCAAAATCGAAGTGATTGAGATCATGACAGACCGTGGCAGTGGCAAGAAGAGAGGCTTTGCGTTTGTCACCTTTGATGACCACGACTCGGTGGACAAGATTGTTA TTCAGAAGTATCACACTGTGAATGGCCACAACTGCGAAGTGAGGAAAGCACTGTCAAAGCAAGAAATGGCCAGCGCTTCGTCCAGCCAAAGAG GTCGCAGTAGCTCTGGGAACTTCAGTGGTGGCGGCCGTGGAGGTGGATTTGGCGGAAATGACAACTTTAACCGTGGCAGCAACTTTAGTGGTCGGG GTGGGTTTGGTGGCAGCCGCGGTGGTGGCTATGGAGGCAGTGGAGACGGCTATAATGGATTTAGCAATGAGG GTTATGGTGGTGGCGGCGGTGGCCCTAGCTACTCTGGTGGGAGCAGAGGCTACGGTGGCAGTGGTAACTACGACGGCTATAACAACGGAGGTGGTGGCGGCTTTGGCAGTGGCAGTGGAG GAAGCAGCTTTGGAGGTGGCGGAAACTACAATGACTTCGGCAGTTATAACAACCAATCTTCAAACTTTGGCCCTATGAAAGGAGGGAACTTCGGAGGCAGGAGTTCTGGTCCATACAGCAGCGGTG ggggggTCGCACTTGGAGGCTTGCtatctgaaaggggtcaccagaacaaaagtttgagaaccactgctataatgCCATCTCCAATTGCTCTCTCAGGTGGCTACGGTGGCTCCAGTAGTGGTGGTAGTTATGGAGGTGGGCGAAGGTTTTAA